In a single window of the Micromonospora sp. WMMD1155 genome:
- a CDS encoding bifunctional FO biosynthesis protein CofGH — MVDRIHSGLSGDSSPGSGSGLSGDSSPGSGSGLSGGSGLSGGSGLSGDPGPSDASVRRALGRAATGRALDVDEATALLSARGDALDELLRVAGGIRDAGLRDAGRPGVVTYSKKVFIPLTRLCRDRCHYCTFATVPHRLPAPFLDRDEVLAIAREGAAQGCKEALFTLGDRPEERWPAARSWLDERGYDSTLDYLRACAVAVLEETGLLPHLNPGVLSWSELQRLKPVAPSMGMMLETTATRLWSEPGGPHFGSPDKEPAVRLRVLDDAGRVGVPFTTGILIGIGETPAERVDALFAIRRAHREYGHLQEVIVQNFRAKPDTAMRGMPDAELHDLAATVAVARLLLGPKARIQAPPNLIAGEYDLLLRAGIDDWGGVSPLTPDHVNPERPWPQIEELARHTELAGFTLRERLTIYPEYVRAGDPWLDPRLLPHVSALADPATGMAVESARPQGLLWQEPEETFGGRVDLHATIDTTGRTDDRRGDFDSVYGDWSEVAGKVAPEAVARRAGVPPMVAADRDLSTGLRLAADDPAALLDPRHADAALALFGADGRALDELCRLADDVRRDVVGDDVTYVVNRNINFSNVCYVGCRFCAFAQRERDADAYRLSVDQVADRAEEAWAAGAGEVCLQGGIDPKMPVTGYADIVRAIKARVPEMHVHAFSPMEIVTAAAKAGVPVREWLTQLREAGLDTIPGTAAEILDDDVRWVLTKGKLPAAAWVEVVSTAHELGIRSSSTMMYGHVDHPGQWLAHFRVLAGVQDRTGGFTEFVALPFVHTNAPIYLAGIARPGPTWRENRVVHAMSRLLLHGRIDNIQCSWVKLGDEGTVAMLQGGCNDLGGTLIEETISRMAGSGNGSARTEEQLRAIATAAGRPARKRTTAYGHARR; from the coding sequence ATGGTTGATCGCATCCACTCCGGTCTGAGCGGCGACTCCAGCCCGGGCAGCGGCTCCGGTCTGAGCGGCGACTCCAGCCCGGGCAGCGGCTCCGGTCTGAGCGGCGGCTCCGGTCTGAGCGGCGGCTCCGGTCTGAGCGGCGACCCCGGCCCGAGCGACGCGAGTGTGCGGCGGGCGCTGGGCCGAGCCGCGACCGGGCGGGCGCTGGATGTCGACGAGGCGACCGCGTTGCTGTCCGCCCGAGGTGACGCGCTCGACGAGTTGCTGCGGGTGGCCGGGGGGATCCGGGACGCGGGGCTGCGCGACGCCGGGCGGCCGGGTGTGGTCACGTACTCCAAGAAGGTTTTCATCCCGCTGACCCGGCTGTGCCGGGACCGCTGCCACTACTGCACGTTCGCGACGGTTCCGCACCGGCTGCCGGCGCCGTTCCTGGACCGCGACGAGGTCCTCGCGATCGCCCGGGAGGGTGCCGCGCAGGGCTGCAAGGAGGCCCTGTTCACCCTGGGTGACCGGCCGGAGGAGCGGTGGCCGGCGGCCCGGAGTTGGTTGGACGAGCGGGGCTACGACTCCACGCTGGACTACCTGCGTGCCTGCGCGGTGGCGGTGTTGGAGGAGACCGGATTGTTGCCGCACCTCAACCCGGGGGTGCTGTCCTGGTCGGAGTTGCAGCGGCTCAAGCCGGTCGCGCCGAGCATGGGCATGATGTTGGAGACGACGGCTACCCGGCTGTGGTCCGAGCCGGGAGGCCCGCACTTCGGCTCACCGGACAAGGAGCCCGCGGTCCGGTTGCGGGTGCTCGACGACGCGGGCCGGGTGGGGGTGCCGTTCACCACGGGCATCCTGATCGGCATCGGGGAGACCCCGGCGGAGCGGGTGGACGCGCTGTTCGCGATCCGCCGTGCGCACCGGGAATACGGCCACCTCCAGGAGGTGATCGTGCAGAACTTCCGCGCCAAGCCGGACACGGCGATGCGCGGCATGCCCGACGCGGAGTTGCACGACCTGGCCGCCACGGTGGCGGTGGCCCGGCTGCTGCTCGGCCCGAAGGCCCGGATCCAGGCTCCGCCGAACCTCATCGCGGGCGAGTACGACCTGTTGTTGCGGGCCGGCATCGACGACTGGGGTGGCGTCTCGCCGCTCACCCCGGACCACGTCAACCCGGAGCGTCCGTGGCCGCAGATCGAGGAGTTGGCCCGGCACACCGAGCTGGCCGGGTTCACGCTGCGGGAGCGGTTGACGATCTACCCGGAGTACGTGCGCGCGGGCGACCCGTGGCTCGATCCTCGGCTGCTGCCGCACGTGAGCGCGCTGGCCGATCCGGCGACCGGCATGGCTGTCGAGTCGGCTCGGCCGCAGGGTCTGCTGTGGCAGGAGCCGGAGGAGACGTTCGGCGGGCGGGTCGACCTGCACGCCACGATCGACACCACCGGTCGGACCGACGACCGGCGGGGTGACTTCGACAGCGTCTACGGGGACTGGTCCGAGGTGGCCGGCAAGGTCGCCCCGGAGGCGGTCGCGCGTCGCGCGGGCGTACCCCCGATGGTGGCCGCGGACCGTGACCTGTCGACCGGGCTGCGGCTCGCCGCGGACGATCCGGCGGCGCTGCTCGACCCCCGGCACGCCGACGCGGCGTTGGCGTTGTTCGGCGCGGACGGGCGGGCGCTCGACGAGCTGTGCCGTCTGGCCGACGACGTGCGCCGAGACGTGGTCGGCGACGACGTGACCTACGTGGTCAACCGCAACATCAACTTCAGCAACGTCTGCTACGTGGGCTGCCGGTTCTGTGCCTTCGCGCAGCGTGAACGGGACGCCGACGCGTACCGGCTCTCCGTCGACCAGGTCGCCGACCGGGCCGAGGAGGCGTGGGCCGCCGGGGCCGGCGAAGTCTGCCTGCAGGGCGGCATCGACCCGAAGATGCCGGTCACCGGGTACGCCGACATCGTGCGCGCGATCAAGGCCCGGGTGCCCGAGATGCACGTGCACGCGTTCTCACCCATGGAGATCGTCACCGCCGCCGCGAAGGCCGGTGTGCCGGTCCGCGAGTGGTTGACCCAGTTGCGCGAGGCCGGGCTGGACACCATCCCGGGCACCGCCGCCGAGATCCTCGACGACGACGTGCGTTGGGTGCTGACCAAGGGCAAACTGCCCGCCGCCGCCTGGGTCGAGGTGGTCAGCACGGCCCACGAGCTGGGCATCCGGTCCAGCTCCACGATGATGTACGGCCACGTCGACCATCCTGGGCAGTGGCTGGCGCACTTCCGGGTGCTGGCCGGGGTGCAGGACCGCACCGGCGGGTTCACCGAGTTCGTGGCGTTGCCGTTCGTGCACACCAACGCCCCGATCTACCTGGCCGGGATCGCCCGACCCGGGCCCACCTGGCGGGAGAACCGGGTGGTGCACGCCATGTCCCGGCTGCTGTTGCACGGCCGGATCGACAACATCCAGTGCTCCTGGGTGAAGCTGGGCGACGAGGGCACCGTGGCGATGCTCCAGGGCGGTTGCAACGACCTGGGCGGCACGTTGATCGAGGAGACCATCTCCCGGATGGCCGGCTCCGGCAACGGTTCGGCGCGTACCGAGGAGCAGTTGCGGGCCATCGCCACCGCGGCCGGGCGTCCGGCGCGCAAGCGGACGACTGCGTACGGTCACGCCCGGCGCTGA
- a CDS encoding DUF5753 domain-containing protein produces MAEAGETVESLAEKVRVHPKTTARWLAVGHIPHPRTRVAVAQVLGRDAADLWPEPFRRRDLPWFRPWADLEQDAISIRSYQPLLVPGLLQTEGYARAVLGTGGLVAPSEVDLIVASRLERQAVLGRDAPPQLVVVIDEVVLRRLVGDRAVMFGQLAHLAAVAEWEHVQVRVIPADSPWHTGLAGPFVLGRLPDGTELAYLDNQLRGQIVTDPVDVASLGRRWESVTGEALPQRRSTELIREVATTWR; encoded by the coding sequence ATGGCTGAGGCGGGGGAGACTGTCGAGTCGCTGGCGGAGAAGGTTCGCGTCCACCCGAAGACGACCGCGCGGTGGCTTGCCGTGGGGCACATCCCGCATCCGCGTACCCGGGTGGCGGTGGCCCAGGTCCTCGGCCGGGACGCGGCCGACCTCTGGCCGGAGCCGTTCCGCCGCCGTGACCTGCCGTGGTTCCGGCCGTGGGCCGACCTCGAACAGGACGCCATCTCGATCCGGTCCTACCAGCCGCTGCTCGTGCCGGGCCTGCTGCAGACCGAGGGGTACGCTCGCGCGGTGCTGGGCACCGGCGGCCTCGTCGCACCGTCCGAGGTGGACCTGATCGTCGCGAGCCGTCTCGAACGGCAGGCGGTCCTCGGCCGCGATGCCCCGCCGCAGCTCGTCGTGGTGATCGACGAGGTGGTGCTGCGCCGCCTGGTCGGCGACCGCGCGGTGATGTTCGGGCAGTTGGCTCACCTGGCGGCGGTCGCCGAGTGGGAGCACGTGCAGGTTCGGGTCATCCCGGCCGACAGTCCGTGGCACACCGGTCTGGCCGGCCCCTTCGTGTTGGGCCGTCTGCCCGACGGGACGGAATTGGCGTATCTCGACAACCAGCTCCGTGGCCAGATCGTGACCGATCCCGTCGATGTCGCTAGCCTGGGACGCAGGTGGGAGAGCGTCACCGGTGAGGCGTTACCCCAACGCCGGTCGACCGAGCTGATCAGGGAAGTGGCCACGACATGGAGATGA
- the cofD gene encoding 2-phospho-L-lactate transferase, with translation MRIVVLAGGIGGARFLLGVRAYARDVGAEVTAVVNVGDDLWLHGLKICPDLDSVMYTLGGGADPERGWGRVGESWTVKDELAAYGAQPTWFGLGDKDIATHLVRSTMLNGGYPLSAVTEALSSRWEPGVRLLPATDDRLETHAVVEDEQGQRAIHFQEWWVRYRADINTRRFVFVGAETAKPAPGVLEAIGSADLVLVAPSNPVVSVAPVLAVPGLREAVVDGPAPVVGVSPIIGGAPVRGMADRCLAVLGVECSAAGVGRLYGGRSDGGLLDGWLVAEEDAGTVVPEMTVRAVPLRMTDEAATAAMVRAAVELT, from the coding sequence ATGCGCATCGTGGTTCTGGCCGGCGGCATCGGTGGCGCCCGGTTCCTGCTCGGCGTCCGGGCGTACGCCCGGGACGTCGGCGCGGAGGTGACCGCCGTTGTCAACGTCGGCGACGACCTGTGGCTGCACGGGTTGAAGATCTGCCCCGACCTGGACAGCGTCATGTACACGCTCGGCGGCGGCGCCGACCCGGAGCGGGGCTGGGGTCGGGTCGGCGAGAGCTGGACGGTCAAGGACGAGCTGGCCGCGTACGGGGCACAGCCGACCTGGTTCGGCCTCGGCGACAAGGACATCGCCACGCACCTGGTGCGTTCCACCATGCTCAACGGCGGTTACCCGCTGAGCGCGGTCACCGAGGCGCTGTCCAGCCGCTGGGAGCCGGGGGTACGCCTGTTGCCGGCCACCGACGACCGGCTCGAGACGCACGCCGTCGTCGAGGACGAGCAGGGGCAGCGGGCGATCCACTTCCAGGAGTGGTGGGTGCGGTACCGGGCGGACATCAATACCCGGCGCTTCGTGTTCGTCGGCGCGGAGACGGCGAAGCCGGCACCCGGGGTGCTGGAGGCGATCGGTTCGGCCGACCTGGTGCTCGTCGCGCCGAGCAACCCGGTGGTGAGCGTCGCGCCGGTGCTGGCCGTACCGGGGCTGCGCGAGGCAGTCGTGGACGGCCCGGCGCCGGTGGTGGGTGTCTCGCCGATCATCGGCGGCGCTCCGGTGCGCGGGATGGCCGACCGCTGCCTCGCTGTGCTCGGCGTCGAGTGCAGCGCCGCCGGGGTGGGCCGCCTGTACGGAGGCCGGTCGGACGGTGGCCTGCTGGACGGGTGGCTGGTGGCCGAGGAGGACGCGGGCACTGTGGTGCCCGAGATGACGGTCCGGGCGGTGCCGCTGCGGATGACCGACGAGGCGGCGACGGCGGCGATGGTCCGCGCCGCGGTGGAGTTGACGTGA
- a CDS encoding winged helix-turn-helix domain-containing protein produces the protein MLKIYFSGEDILRTRVAPAADPIWELVLSLHVLQGRNRDPLTAHWRRTVSRGLRQNVASEQLRLLFALNPPRGYFPDFLTPYASVEGFEAGLDALRRTPTELLHRDLSVLAAENQLPSSAAALARGEVAVLHHLAESMHQYRSLAISPYWSRIQAAVAADRARRARALLDGGVEGLLTSLRPAMRWENGVLEVRHYPHSREMHLDGRGLLLVPSFFCASTPVALLDPALPPVLVYPVDRLGGLAPANGIGAAPSGATRDSLAALLGRTRAAVLQASDEGCTTGEVARQLNISPAAASQHATVLRNAGLLVSHRERNSVLHTLTPLGRAMLDA, from the coding sequence ATGCTGAAGATCTACTTTTCTGGGGAGGACATCCTCCGGACCCGGGTGGCACCGGCTGCGGACCCGATCTGGGAGCTGGTCCTCAGCCTGCACGTGCTCCAGGGCCGCAACCGTGATCCGTTGACGGCGCACTGGCGGCGCACCGTGTCCCGGGGGTTGCGTCAGAACGTCGCGTCCGAGCAGCTCCGACTGCTGTTCGCGCTCAACCCGCCACGCGGCTACTTCCCCGACTTCCTCACCCCGTACGCCAGCGTGGAAGGTTTCGAGGCCGGGCTGGACGCGCTTCGCCGTACCCCCACCGAGCTGCTGCACCGGGACCTGAGCGTGCTGGCCGCTGAGAACCAGCTGCCCTCCTCGGCCGCCGCGCTGGCCCGCGGCGAGGTGGCGGTGCTGCACCACCTCGCCGAGTCGATGCATCAGTACCGGTCGTTGGCGATCAGCCCGTACTGGAGTCGGATCCAGGCCGCGGTGGCGGCCGACCGGGCCCGCCGAGCCCGCGCGCTGCTCGACGGCGGTGTCGAAGGGCTCCTCACCAGCCTCCGGCCGGCCATGCGCTGGGAGAATGGGGTGCTGGAGGTCCGGCACTACCCGCACAGCCGGGAGATGCACCTGGACGGTCGAGGGCTGCTGCTGGTGCCGTCGTTCTTCTGTGCGAGCACTCCGGTCGCGTTGCTCGACCCGGCGTTGCCGCCGGTGCTGGTCTACCCGGTGGACCGGCTGGGTGGGCTGGCACCGGCCAACGGCATCGGTGCTGCCCCGTCCGGTGCCACCCGCGACTCACTCGCCGCGCTGCTCGGGCGCACCCGGGCCGCGGTTCTGCAGGCCAGCGACGAGGGCTGCACCACCGGCGAGGTGGCCCGTCAGCTCAACATCTCGCCCGCCGCGGCGAGCCAGCACGCCACCGTGCTGCGCAACGCGGGCCTGCTGGTCAGTCACCGGGAGCGCAACAGCGTGCTGCACACGTTGACGCCGCTCGGCCGAGCCATGCTGGACGCCTGA
- a CDS encoding coenzyme F420-0:L-glutamate ligase has protein sequence MRLEILPVLGIGHVTEGDDLPAVIATAAPWLRNGDVLVVTSKIVSKAEGRLVDVPADGPERLVARDEILAGETARVVASRGPTRIVQTHHGFVMASAGIDASNVDKTRLVLLPVDPDASARALREALRERYDLDVAVIISDTMGRPWRNGLTDVALGVAGMPAIRDHRGEVDPYGNELQLTQMAVVDELAGAGELIKGKCDQVPVAVVRGYLSATDPDDAAGARVLVRDAAQDLFSLGTAEARAAGLADAAALTDALGSTPADLGAVRRAIDAIADVVAPGTVFTLVDEAEVRAGLVAEMPGWPEGAALVLGEAPTPVEPLGLVRFGADLHRLRVALAAEGVQSTLLPPPPGSPASAALAL, from the coding sequence GTGAGGTTGGAGATCCTGCCGGTGCTCGGCATCGGCCACGTGACCGAGGGTGACGACCTGCCGGCGGTGATCGCGACGGCGGCGCCGTGGCTACGCAACGGTGATGTGCTGGTGGTGACCAGCAAGATCGTTTCCAAGGCGGAGGGGCGTCTGGTCGACGTCCCGGCGGACGGGCCGGAGCGGCTGGTGGCGCGGGACGAGATCCTGGCCGGTGAGACCGCCCGGGTGGTCGCCAGCCGAGGGCCGACCCGGATCGTGCAGACCCATCACGGCTTCGTGATGGCGTCGGCGGGTATCGACGCGTCGAACGTGGACAAGACCCGACTGGTGCTGCTGCCGGTCGATCCGGACGCTTCGGCACGGGCCCTGCGCGAGGCGCTGCGGGAACGCTACGACCTGGACGTCGCGGTGATCATCAGCGACACGATGGGTCGACCCTGGCGCAACGGGCTGACCGATGTGGCGCTCGGGGTGGCGGGAATGCCGGCCATCCGCGACCACCGGGGCGAGGTGGACCCGTACGGCAACGAGCTTCAGTTGACCCAGATGGCAGTGGTGGACGAGCTGGCAGGTGCCGGCGAACTGATCAAGGGGAAGTGCGACCAGGTTCCGGTCGCGGTGGTGCGGGGCTACCTGTCCGCCACCGACCCGGATGACGCCGCCGGTGCGCGGGTCCTGGTCCGCGACGCCGCACAGGACCTGTTCTCGCTCGGCACCGCCGAGGCCCGGGCCGCCGGGCTCGCCGACGCCGCCGCGCTGACCGACGCTCTCGGCTCGACGCCGGCCGACCTGGGCGCGGTACGGCGGGCGATCGACGCGATCGCCGACGTCGTCGCCCCCGGCACGGTCTTCACCCTGGTGGACGAGGCGGAGGTACGCGCCGGACTGGTCGCCGAGATGCCGGGCTGGCCCGAGGGTGCCGCGCTGGTGTTGGGTGAGGCTCCGACGCCCGTCGAGCCGCTCGGTCTGGTCCGCTTCGGCGCCGACCTGCACCGACTACGCGTCGCCCTGGCCGCCGAGGGTGTCCAGTCGACCCTGTTGCCGCCGCCGCCGGGCAGCCCGGCGAGCGCCGCGCTCGCCCTGTGA
- a CDS encoding NUDIX domain-containing protein has product MPGPTVHPADAATYATLHADATALLDGWQPTSPDAARARDRTLRLLDAGPVAMSRQHRPGHVTASALVLDATGSRVLLCLHGKFGRWVQLGGHCEPVDQTLVAAALREATEESGIAGLRIDPVPIDVDVHPVQCQGGSLHHDVRFAVLAPPGAVEQVSDEAEELGWFPPDHLPEPLAGGTVQLVAPALAALRRSPLRLAP; this is encoded by the coding sequence ATCCCCGGACCGACCGTCCACCCGGCCGATGCCGCGACGTACGCCACATTGCACGCCGACGCCACCGCGCTGCTCGACGGCTGGCAGCCCACCAGCCCGGACGCGGCCCGCGCACGGGACCGCACCCTCCGCCTGCTCGACGCCGGCCCGGTCGCGATGAGCAGGCAGCACCGTCCCGGGCACGTCACCGCCAGCGCCCTGGTCCTCGACGCCACCGGCTCGCGTGTGCTGCTCTGCCTGCACGGCAAGTTCGGGCGTTGGGTGCAACTCGGCGGGCACTGCGAGCCGGTCGACCAGACGCTGGTGGCCGCCGCCCTCCGGGAGGCCACCGAGGAGTCCGGGATCGCCGGCCTCCGCATCGACCCGGTGCCGATCGACGTGGACGTGCACCCGGTGCAGTGCCAGGGCGGCTCCCTGCACCACGACGTCCGGTTCGCCGTACTCGCCCCGCCCGGTGCGGTGGAGCAGGTCAGCGACGAGGCCGAGGAGTTGGGCTGGTTCCCGCCGGACCACCTGCCCGAGCCGCTGGCCGGCGGGACCGTGCAACTGGTCGCGCCGGCCCTCGCCGCCCTCAGACGTAGCCCTCTTCGCCTCGCTCCTTGA
- a CDS encoding DUF397 domain-containing protein, with protein sequence MEMTDARWRTATRSSNNGGDCVEVADNLPGRVLVRDSKDREGGTLTFAPTAWSAFVEGVRRPDR encoded by the coding sequence ATGGAGATGACCGACGCCCGTTGGCGCACCGCGACCCGCAGCAGCAACAACGGTGGCGACTGCGTCGAGGTGGCCGACAACCTGCCCGGTCGGGTGCTGGTGCGGGACAGCAAGGACCGCGAGGGCGGCACCCTGACCTTCGCACCGACCGCCTGGTCGGCGTTCGTCGAGGGCGTCCGTCGGCCCGACCGCTGA
- a CDS encoding metallopeptidase family protein has product MTSPEHRRPGSGRRAHRDRHGRGLRGRLVPATVPLARTKAEVFDDLVLDTVETLERRFAKELAGVEFAVEDVPPDLNVYDSDVLEDGEVPLARLLPGRPGRQEVPPRIVLYRRPLEFRAMDREDLADLVHDVIIEQVANLLGVDPDELA; this is encoded by the coding sequence ATGACAAGCCCGGAACACCGCCGCCCCGGCTCCGGCCGGCGTGCGCACCGCGACCGGCACGGGCGCGGCCTGCGCGGGCGGCTGGTGCCGGCGACCGTGCCGTTGGCGCGGACCAAGGCCGAGGTCTTCGACGACCTGGTCCTGGACACGGTGGAGACGCTGGAGCGCCGGTTCGCCAAGGAGTTGGCCGGAGTCGAGTTCGCTGTCGAGGACGTCCCACCGGACCTCAACGTCTACGACTCCGACGTCCTGGAGGACGGCGAGGTTCCGCTGGCCCGACTGCTGCCCGGTCGCCCGGGCCGACAGGAGGTGCCTCCGCGGATCGTGCTGTATCGGCGACCCCTGGAGTTCCGGGCGATGGACCGTGAGGATCTCGCCGACCTCGTCCACGACGTGATCATCGAGCAGGTGGCGAACCTCCTCGGGGTTGACCCCGACGAGCTGGCCTGA
- a CDS encoding sugar phosphate nucleotidyltransferase — protein MLYAVIPAGGSGTRLWPLSRAGHPKFLHPLTGTSASLLQATVERLAPLTTPDRTLVVTGAAHVAAVARQLTGLPEENILVEPSPRDSCAAIALAAAVIAVRDPNAVMGSFAADHLIRDPDSWVRTVQEAVRGAEQGMLMTVGITPTRPETGYGYLETGEETDGSPWRPVAEFKEKPAAEVAEAYVRSGRHLWNASMFVWRVDVFLAELARQQPALHAGVAAIAAAWGTPEQDEVLGAIWPTLPKISVDYAVMEGAATAGRVATVPGDFGWNDVGDFHTLGDVLPSDDAGNVVLGTDAKPGVLLRDSANLVVVPQSGRLVAVLGVRDLIVVDTSDAVLVCPRDRAQDVKALVDELKERGEEGYV, from the coding sequence ATGCTTTATGCGGTCATCCCGGCAGGTGGCAGCGGTACGCGGCTGTGGCCGTTGTCCCGCGCCGGCCACCCCAAGTTCCTCCATCCGCTGACCGGCACCAGCGCCTCGCTGCTGCAGGCGACCGTGGAGCGGCTCGCGCCGCTGACCACACCGGATCGGACCCTTGTGGTCACCGGTGCCGCGCACGTCGCGGCGGTGGCCCGGCAGCTGACCGGTCTGCCCGAGGAGAACATCCTGGTCGAGCCCTCGCCTCGGGACTCCTGCGCGGCCATCGCGCTGGCGGCGGCGGTCATCGCGGTGCGCGACCCGAACGCGGTGATGGGCAGCTTCGCGGCCGACCACCTGATCCGCGACCCGGACAGCTGGGTTCGCACGGTCCAGGAGGCCGTCCGCGGGGCCGAGCAGGGCATGCTGATGACCGTCGGCATCACCCCGACCCGACCGGAGACCGGCTACGGCTACCTGGAGACCGGCGAGGAGACCGACGGTTCGCCGTGGCGGCCGGTGGCTGAGTTCAAGGAGAAGCCGGCCGCCGAGGTCGCCGAGGCGTACGTCCGTTCGGGCCGGCACCTGTGGAACGCGAGCATGTTCGTGTGGCGGGTGGACGTCTTCCTCGCCGAGTTGGCCCGCCAGCAGCCGGCGTTGCACGCGGGGGTCGCCGCGATCGCCGCCGCCTGGGGCACCCCCGAGCAGGACGAGGTCCTCGGCGCGATCTGGCCGACCCTGCCGAAGATCTCGGTGGACTACGCCGTGATGGAGGGCGCCGCCACCGCCGGTCGGGTCGCGACCGTGCCGGGTGACTTCGGCTGGAACGACGTCGGCGACTTCCACACCCTCGGCGACGTGCTGCCGAGCGACGATGCGGGCAACGTGGTGCTCGGCACCGACGCGAAGCCGGGTGTGCTGCTGCGCGACAGCGCCAACCTGGTGGTCGTGCCGCAGTCGGGGCGGTTGGTGGCCGTCCTCGGGGTGCGTGACCTGATCGTGGTGGACACGTCGGACGCGGTGCTGGTCTGCCCGCGCGACCGGGCGCAGGACGTCAAAGCCCTGGTCGACGAGCTCAAGGAGCGAGGCGAAGAGGGCTACGTCTGA
- a CDS encoding DUF3499 domain-containing protein, giving the protein MRSPRRCSRNGCPRQAVATLTYVYNESTAVVGPLAAFAEPHTYDLCEPHARSLTAPRGWDVVRHEGEFEPPPPTTDDLVALAEAVREAARPAPRPPEEAHDRSHPDQSHSTGRRGHLRVIPPNH; this is encoded by the coding sequence GTGAGGTCACCACGGCGCTGCTCCCGTAACGGCTGCCCCCGGCAAGCGGTCGCCACATTGACCTATGTCTACAACGAGTCGACAGCGGTGGTGGGGCCGCTGGCGGCGTTCGCCGAACCGCACACGTACGACCTGTGTGAGCCGCACGCCCGCAGCCTGACCGCACCGCGGGGCTGGGACGTGGTCCGGCACGAGGGCGAGTTCGAGCCGCCGCCCCCCACCACCGACGACCTGGTCGCGCTCGCCGAGGCGGTCCGCGAAGCCGCCCGCCCGGCCCCCCGCCCTCCGGAGGAGGCCCACGACCGGTCGCACCCCGACCAGTCCCACTCCACCGGCCGCCGAGGCCACCTCCGGGTGATCCCCCCGAACCACTAA
- a CDS encoding WhiB family transcriptional regulator, which translates to MDGQLEVADLLGNAPEWQERALCSQTDPEAFFPEKGGSTREAKRICGRCEVKTECLEYALGHDERFGIWGGLSERERRKLKRRAA; encoded by the coding sequence ATGGACGGCCAGCTTGAGGTGGCCGACCTGCTCGGAAACGCGCCGGAGTGGCAGGAGCGAGCACTGTGCTCGCAGACCGACCCCGAGGCGTTCTTTCCCGAGAAGGGCGGTTCGACCCGCGAGGCGAAGAGGATCTGTGGGCGCTGCGAGGTCAAGACCGAATGCCTTGAATACGCTCTCGGCCACGACGAGCGGTTCGGCATCTGGGGTGGGCTCTCCGAGCGGGAGCGGCGCAAGTTGAAGCGGCGGGCCGCCTGA
- a CDS encoding phospholipase: MHEHAYGPSETGSVVLELGGDTGALIVYTSRDLHGREIEISRDEDRRVHSAVRERRVRDGSFHSAVYPDLPAGIYTVWWDEKTSAGTVSVHGGGIAEFVWPSSGFGAAG; encoded by the coding sequence GTGCACGAGCACGCGTACGGGCCGTCCGAGACCGGGAGTGTCGTTCTCGAACTGGGCGGCGACACCGGTGCCCTGATCGTCTACACGAGCCGGGACCTGCACGGCCGGGAGATCGAGATCAGCCGGGACGAGGACCGTCGGGTCCACTCGGCGGTTCGTGAGCGCCGGGTGCGGGACGGCTCGTTCCACAGTGCGGTCTACCCGGATCTACCGGCCGGAATTTATACCGTCTGGTGGGACGAGAAGACGTCCGCCGGGACGGTTTCTGTCCATGGTGGAGGGATAGCCGAGTTCGTGTGGCCGAGCAGCGGTTTCGGGGCCGCCGGCTGA